Sequence from the Rutidosis leptorrhynchoides isolate AG116_Rl617_1_P2 chromosome 3, CSIRO_AGI_Rlap_v1, whole genome shotgun sequence genome:
TACAGTGTGTATTGTCATTGTAAAATAACGAATTAGAAAATAGTGATATATTTGAGATCGTAAGTATTTCATATTTATGAAGTGGTTAAGTTGTGGCTAGAAGATCAGTTTTGATGGGTTATGATCATGTGACAAGATCCCTTTAATCTTGATGGATCATGGTCACAAGTCACAACAATCCCAAAAGAGCCCATTTCTGTTAATGGATCATGAGTGAAAACAGACTCAAATCAGCCCAGGGTCAAAATATACCCAAACAGACCCAAATTAGCCCATTAATATGTTATTTACCCTAACCTTGATGAACTAGAATTCATAAATattccaaaataaataaataaccactatatatatatatatatatatatatatatatatatatatatatatatatatatatatatatatatatatatatatatatatatatatatatatatatatatatatatcatttataactgcaggaagaagttgatttcttaATGGAGATGTATGAAGATTTATTGAGGACAGATGCAGAGGTGCTCTTGAGGTATAAATATTTAGTAATCACCATTTAGTTAAAAtgaaaaccagaactataactaaTAGATTTAAATTGtttgaaaacgttttttttttttcttgattTTTCAGTCTTGGGTGTCAAGTAAATGTAATGGGAAGAAAATCTGATCTTTCGGAGTCATTTCAAAAGCTCTGCGTCGAAATAGATGAGAAATCAAGGTTGAATTCAGGGATGCAAGTTAACTATGCAATCAACTATAGCGGCAAATACGACATCATTCAAGCTTGTAAAAGCATTGCTGCGCAAGTTAAGGATGGTGTTCTTGTTCCtaaccaaatcaatgaaaaatgttTTACACAAGAATTGTGTACAAAAATGAATGATTTTCCGTACCCTGATTTGGTTATACGTACAAGTGGTGAAATTAGGCTTAGTAATTTTATGTTGTGGCAAATGGCGTATAGTGAGCTTTATTTCACGAAGAAATATTTCCCCGATTTTAAGGAAAATGATCTCATTGAAGCGATCGTTGCATTTCAAGAAATTCGTAAATGACTGTAACCTGTTATTGTTTCGACGAATATGATATAATAAACAATTAGTTTCATTTGACAAATGTTGAATTGAAGTTGGTTAGCTAATATGTCTCTAAGGATATAATAAACAATTAGTTTCATTTGACAAATGTTGAATTGAAGTTGGTTAGCTAATATGTCTCTAAGTACCTGTTTACTTAGGCATTAATGAGCTTAATGTTTAAAATAGATTATTCGGTCACCCTCCTTACTTGTTTACTTGCACCTTATTCATTCACCAAAACTTAAAAGTGACTTTATCGGTCACGAACAAAAGCCTACTACTCCCCATTTAGTCATTTTATTTCCAAATTACCCATCCCCTTTTGCCTTTATTTTGCACATATTCTTCATAttttttttgggtaagcgaggaaacactcctatgaacgagcatattggctcccccatagaaggtaaaacctcgggtaattaaGCCccacgagcgcgagacctggtaccaggtgaattgcgcattatgcgcaccctctagtcacactcccttttggaACAATCTGGCGTAGCcatgaattgaacccgggtggtgtgcttcattgggcaactcggtgcaTATTCTTCATATTAGTGAAAAATAAAACAAATCTATTGCTCAATCGTTGGTAAAGTGTCGACGTTTGTTTGATCGACTACTACAGTCTTTAATGAATCAAATCAACCGTACTTCTTGATGAACGAAACGCACCTCTGGTCACACTTCTTGCTCAATGGTTATGAATATTGAAAAATTGAATCGGGCTGAATCGAGGTAGAAGGAAATGAAAAAGGTTTTCATCCATATGATTTTGGTTTTTTAATATTTTGGAGGATGAATTTCTCGAATTGTTTTGTAGGAGGATGAATTTCTAGAAAGGTTTTGGTGAAAACAAATACTGATTAcggagtatttatatatatataaattgtgataaatggTGTCAACCTATGATTGATTGGCACCATTTGTTAAtagtaacttttttttttcttttctaaaacATGATTTGCCAACACCCCCGAACCACTAACCCAATACCATCCGGATCCCCTGACCCGCTCCACCTACCCGACCCGAATACCCGCTACTGTAGCTACATTACTTTTTTTTTCGACGAAACCAACCCGCAGCGAAAGCGCGagccaaaagactagttacatttaaAATTAGGGGGAAGAAGTTTCTAGATATACATATTTGTCAAAGAAATGTTTTTCATTATCtataatttctattaaaatgatgatgtcattattagactaattcctttgttaagaaaaaaaaatCTAGATTACTTAAATGATGTCATTAATCCTaaatattttataattaaaaaaaattgtatttatagtaactaacttgatgatgtcataaaaataattaactattttaaataaaattattaacatgttaattgtataatatatgaagcattatgtacaactttatgataaaatactctcatgaccatatgtacaatatttgaagcaatatgtacaaccttatggtaaaacatgTAACGACCcgcctttttcgacttatattgttttgcttattactttcacgaaactgcgtatttgtgcgtactgagctatattatattctgggatcttaattcatgttaattactttcgttaataccttacaacgtgccattaagtacgtaattacttaacttgatccccgaatacttttacgaccgttagtgtcacttgacgttgagaacgagctatgtgttttggtacacgtttaacttttgtcgtaattggaatattacgactacgtaatactaattgttattttctaatgacaattacttgggcttttggtttCTTAATtaggcttagtaatttacttatgctcactagttagtcttgttggactttctaccttgttggactcaagcccaccctactctagctaatggactatttaattagcccaattttaataagtttatgacgcatataaatgtaagacaaatacccatttattagagggaacatactagcatttttgttaaccataatcacaattgttgcatgggatcccaacataagcaccaactttaaaccaccattaaccaaaaagcaaaagttgtcccccctccCCTTGTCCCCCCTAAACCCACGGTCACCACCACCTCACCACTCTATAAACACCAAGCAaatctcacccatttcacacttaatctcattcacattttacacactgatattactcaaattactcatatctttagtcgtaatatcgcgtgctattgttgtttatttcatatgtaaacatagtaattccgtttgtatttcatattattgtaatgtagtctagaatcattgtaaacttgaagaaatatggaagattataTATAAGatacagctcagagatcgaaaacaagacCAGAGAGCCAAAGACAGAAGGGTGCGCTCAACGCACCACAaagtgtgcgctcagcgcacattgtataattttgatcagaagatttcttggccaaaaccaaagtgcgccaagcctagtgcgcgccgcgcacagtagtgcactcagcgcacagtagtgcgctcagcgcacagtagtgcgctcagcgcatccctccgcgcacttttaccagaaaagcagatttgaacgtgcgaTGTCGAGCTGTAAAGAAAAAGTGGGTTAGGTGAAGAGTtcgctcagcgcacccttactatgcgcgccgcgcacagtgcttttcaccaactgttcagcttatttaattccatttccagtttcatttcaAGGGTACCAGTTTCCTTTatgttcagagacgaaaacatacgattcaaagcagttcttgagcttatcaaagtgcatctaagcactcaaatcattgaagaatccaagatcattcaagagcttcatccaagattactcctaaaaggttaatcttgtatttacaatgaattctatctttgttactgttgtgtttaagttttcaagaATGATTGTTAGCTAGTCCATTTTatattcatctagataaataaccgagatgttgaatgtttactattgattgattgttattatgtacgatagtttgatgtttgaatacaagaaccattcttgttaagtttaatcctttcgattcaactagttgatatgttcatttgattaagaaacatcatcttgttaagttaatgtattaatttacacctagtgacatgtgtttatccgtcttttaccaaaagggataagttgagttcaaatggttaatttacataagaatgtaagaacgactcttgtagatactttggaatagcttaattagtatgtgtaattgtctaggagaatgaccaattccttagaatctgttatacacactttcaactacctagttccatcaattaacatgtgttagtgatttgccttatctagtgacgtttatagggatcatattataacacttagttaattatttgggttgggtgaattgagcatttaaccagaccaagggaatgaactacgttaaacctttagttgatataggagtggatcatgtacaacacaccattgacttgatcattcttcaagtcttcaaactagttgaattagttgattacaaataggaggtcttagatgacaagaacatcacttgcgtcgtgtaatcccgtttgagtgtttgcgcaagactactcttggtgaaccaattaattagttctcgtgcataaccaatcaattcgatcttaatcctaaataacattcaacattaagggtaaaaagtctagatgagcatatttctttaatttgatatcaaaactatctttctattttcataaactaaaaataccaaaaatattgtctttttaatcttattcatcacttgattcgcccatcgtaaaagggcaaatcaaaatatatcttgtacttgtaattttcttagttaatcacaatttagtttataatcctaatttgatttagatattgtccttggaacgatacacggattttaccatttactatactactacacgatcgggtacactgcccgttagtgtgtagcaatctctaatcggtatttttccatactatttcatacaacaattcatataccacgtttttcaTATCACACAcatttactctctaattctctctagtctttctcactctaaaaagtgtaagttttaaattttcttcttcttcttttcttcttcataaaatcgacatcatcatcatcatttaaaggatcaagcttttagcTTTtgttcttgttatatcttgtagattcaaactttggtttgaatccttcaagaacatgaaagattcaagctttctagctttgaatctccattactttgttggatctaggttttctagcttatgattcctttattttgttaaaaagatcaaaacttgtgtttatgatcttcataaagcttgaagatctagccttttgctttaaggatcttcacgaacattaaaga
This genomic interval carries:
- the LOC139899022 gene encoding dehydrodolichyl diphosphate synthase 2-like; translation: MPKHIAFIMDGNRRWAQEKGWSPMTGHTAMRKTLQSLLLKCNDLKIKSVSTYAFSTENWTRPIEEVDFLMEMYEDLLRTDAEVLLSLGCQVNVMGRKSDLSESFQKLCVEIDEKSRLNSGMQVNYAINYSGKYDIIQACKSIAAQVKDGVLVPNQINEKCFTQELCTKMNDFPYPDLVIRTSGEIRLSNFMLWQMAYSELYFTKKYFPDFKENDLIEAIVAFQEIRK